From one Mycosarcoma maydis chromosome 17, whole genome shotgun sequence genomic stretch:
- a CDS encoding putative isovaleryl-CoA dehydrogenase — MSVSALRSIAGASLRARTGCIISTPFRALATSRSYSTFYNEDVAGLTEDQMELRSAVAQFCSAELPFDVARSIDRNNAAPKDIWRKLGSMGLLGITAPEEYGGLAKGYLDHTIVMEELSRASGSVALSYGAHSNLCVNQLNRHGTKEQKQKYLPDLISGEKVGSLAMSEPDAGSDVVSMTTTAVKDGDDWVLNGGKMWITNAPISSTFIVYAKTDVKAGSKGITAFILERGMTGFTTLPKLDKVGMRGSDTGEIHFDNVRVPATNVLGTVNRGAAVLMSGLDLERLVLSGGPLGLAQCAFDYAVRYAHQRKQFNQPIAHFQLMQAKIADMYTKISAARSYVYAVARACDLGHISRRDCAGAILYASDRAVEVSSDAMQILGANGYTNDYGIDRMWRDARLYTVGAGTQEIRRMLIGREFNVQLS, encoded by the coding sequence ATGTCGGTGTCTGCACTTCGTAGTATTGCCGGTGCCTCGTTGCGTGCGCGCACAGGATGCATCATCTCAACGCCATTTCGAGCGCTAGCGACGAGTCGCAGCTACTCGACGTTCTACAACGAGGACGTAGCCGGACTCACCGAAGACCAGATGGAACTTCGATCCGCTGTGGCGCAATTCTGCTCCGCCGAGCTGCCGTTCGATGTGGCGCGCTCGATCGATCGCAATAACGCTGCACCCAAGGACATCTGGCGCAAACTCGGGAGCATGGGCTTACTCGGCATCACCGCACCCGAGGAATACGGCGGATTGGCAAAGGGATATCTCGACCATACAATCGTCATGGAGGAGCTATCGCGCGCTTCGGGCTCGGTCGCGTTGAGCTACGGTGCGCATTCGAACCTCTGCGTCAACCAGCTCAATCGTCACGGCACAAaggagcagaagcaaaaATACCTCCCCGATCTGATCTCCGGTGAGAAAGTGGGCAGTTTGGCCATGTCTGAACCCGATGCTGGCTCAGATGTCGTCTCGATGACCACGACAGCCGtcaaggatggcgacgatTGGGTACTCAACGGCGGGAAAATGTGGATCACCAATGCCCCGATTTCATCCACGTTCATCGTGTACGCCAAGACGGATGTGAAAGCGGGTTCGAAAGGCATCACTGCGTTTATCCTGGAACGCGGCATGACTGGCTTTACCACGCTGCCTAAGCTGGACAAGGTGGGCATGCGAGGTTCGGACACGGGCGAGATCCACTTTGACAATGTCCGTGTTCCTGCCACCAACGTGCTCGGCACCGTGAACCGCGGTGCTGCAGTGCTCATGTCTGGCCTGGACCTGGAGCGTCTTGTGCTCTCCGGTGGTCCACTCGGTCTTGCTCAATGCGCGTTTGACTACGCGGTCCGCTATGCGCACCAACGCAAGCAGTTCAACCAGCCCATCGCACACTTCCAACTGATgcaggccaagatcgccgaCATGTACACCAAAATTTCGGCGGCGCGCTCCTACGTCTACGCCGTCGCGCGCGCGTGCGACCTCGGCCATATCAGCCGCCGCGACTGCGCAGGCGCCATCCTCTACGCCTCGGACAGAGCCGTCGAAGTCTCCTCTGATGCCATGCAGATCCTCGGCGCAAACGGCTACACAAACGACTACGGCATCGACCGAATGTGGAGAGACGCCCGACTCTACACCGTCGGCGCCGGAACCCAGGAAATCAGACGCATGCTCATCGGCAGAGAATTCAACGTCCAGCTCAGCTGA
- a CDS encoding uncharacterized protein (related to WHI3 - involved in regulation of cell size), which produces MPDGALSSDRSLHVDPSSLHMDYTQASGPSSPPAISTSVPSSSRPIAAKSTTAPARDPNASPASFAFHTSPSPAHAVQTALAASRPMQPYSRLTSPQPTGEPGTTRNGSGARSPSPSKRSFNFPMGDASERWNSISQVTGSTNRGNRPSVHAGLSASTVAAEPFLGYNELFSLNGTSSLATSEASRGANAAALSTSDPMNVAFRSGSSTDSRTGFTLSSSHEQDPVLHRFGLSPGHYAASARDELSSQMGGNPRSAGHEDFSARSPFVPGAGHAMLGMPSPGNLSPRSMMHLQHQHMQMQSQLHHQQQQQQQQQQQQQQQQQQQQQQQSSQQPPFGPPQQLGLQASIGNATGMTAPGGQPEEITTVFIVGFPDDMSEREFANMFLFAKGFEASTLKIPAGFGAIGPNGRLSDGSGPLSAGPGGPYQAVNMPGSVVFDLGGSAGPGWDEQNLPLGLGRTGASDTFSSLANVTGMPNALGAQGMGAAGAANSASAAAAAGKIKQIIGFAKFRTRADALEARDALNGRKVDADKGCVLKTEMAKKNLHTKQRPVLTMPGFAEGGNASMPPPPAMGANAPANGTNIAGSGPPPLSSFALGGPFDPRVGPQVSGGCIAQAASFGPFGKGPGSFEPFNGPGPIPADFLSPHEIFSGPDIFNQGGSGRLSSSSQQAQTQQPISSDKWGGSVGPIDYYAPESGAASMPSSSRGLQGGTAQNYNTQSVPRSDWPTVGSPPPGLFAPVSSGNTTATAQRPSFQRQGSRGTSIGAIGADQAASGSGSKPEEGVSSMPSSMGPGAVTVPSEAHTSSMAMHFGSLKLGSSPVDEDGVRPPQQMPSPDLPSPTGGRNVVGDNHPPVNTLFVGNLPSNASSAVLSQIEDQLRAVFSSCRGFRQFSFRLKSNGPMCFVEFGDVHTASQAMSELNGHSLGGAIKNGGIRLSFSKNPLFRMNSNSTMNTASINGVGVVGSGSSAGSVSSPDSGAVAVHPPLSLGSASESLSAAVVAARR; this is translated from the coding sequence ATGCCAGACGGTGCTCTATCCTCGGACCGCTCTTTGCACGTCGATCCCAGCTCTCTGCATATGGACTATACCCAAGCTTCCGGACCGTCTTCGCCTCCCGCCATCTCTACCTCTGTaccatcctcttcgagACCAATAGCAGCGAAAAGTACGACTGCTCCAGCGCGAGACCCAAACGCGTCGCCTGCGTCCTTCGCGTTCCACACGTCACCTTCCCCAGCACACGCCGTCCAGACCGCACTTGCTGCATCTAGACCCATGCAGCcttactcacgactcacatCGCCCCAGCCTACCGGTGAGCCCGGCACAACACGAAACGGCTCAGGCGCTCGCTCACCATCTCCGTCCAAGCGCTCTTTCAACTTCCCAATGGGCGACGCCAGCGAGAGATGGAATTCCATCAGCCAGGTTACCGGCAGTACAAACCGAGGTAATAGACCATCTGTACACGCTGGCCTTTCCGCATCCACCGTTGCCGCCGAGCCTTTTCTTGGTTACAACGAGCTCTTTTCACTCAATGGCACTTCGAGTCTCGCCACGTCTGAAGCATCCAGAGGCGccaatgctgctgcgctctcCACTTCGGACCCCATGAACGTCGCTTTCCGCTCAGGTTCCAGCACGGACTCTCGAACAGGTTTCACGCTATCctccagtcacgagcagGACCCTGTTTTGCACCGATTTGGCCTGTCACCAGGACATTATGCGGCCAGCGCACGCGACGAGCTCTCTTCGCAAATGGGCGGCAACCCTCGCAGCGCAGGTCACGAAGACTTTTCTGCTCGGTCACCTTTTGTACCGGGCGCTGGACATGCCATGCTCGGTATGCCCAGCCCGGGCAATCTCAGTCCACGCAGTATGATGCACCTGCAACACCAGCACATGCAGATGCAGTCCCAACTTCAccatcaacagcaacagcaacagcaacaacaacaacaacagcaacagcaacagcaacagcaacagcagcagcagtctTCCCAGCAACCTCCTTTTGGACCACCACAGCAGCTCGGCCTGCAGGCAAGCATCGGCAACGCCACTGGCATGACAGCACCAGGAGGTCAACCCGAAGAGATCACCACCGTTTTCATCGTTGGTTTCCCAGACGATATGTCCGAACGAGAGTTTGCCAACATGTTTCTCTTCGCCAAAGGGTTTGAAGCATCCACACTCAAGATTCCagctggctttggcgccaTCGGACCCAATGGACGCTTGTCGGATGGAAGCGGACCTCTGTCGGCTGGTCCCGGCGGTCCCTACCAAGCGGTCAACATGCCCGGCTCCGTCGTGTTTGATCTTGGCGGCAGCGCAGGACCAGGCTGGGATGAACAAAATCTGCCCCTGGGTCTTGGCCGTACAGGCGCCAGCGATACCTTCTCATCTCTAGCCAACGTAACAGGCATGCCCAACGCGCTGGGTGCGCAAGGTATGGGCGCTGCAGGCGCTGCCAATAGTGCATCAGCcgccgcagctgcaggcaagatcaagcagatcaTCGGTTTCGCCAAGTTCCGAACACGAGCAGATGCGCTGGAAGCACGAGATGCACTCAATGGACGcaaggtggatgcggaCAAAGGCTGCGTCCTCAAGACGgagatggccaagaagaaTCTTCACACCAAGCAGCGCCCTGTACTGACGATGCCCGGATTTGCAGAAGGAGGAAACGCTTCCATGCCTCCGCCTCCTGCCATGGGTGCGAACGCACCGGCCAACGGTACCAACATTGCTGGTTCTGGCCCACCGCCTCTGTCATCATTCGCTCTTGGCGGACCGTTTGACCCGCGCGTTGGTCCGCAAGTAAGCGGCGGTTGCATTGCACAGGCTGCTTCATTTGGACCGTTTGGCAAAGGTCCTGGCAGCTTTGAGCCGTTCAACGGTCCCGGCCCCATACCAGCTGATTTCTTGTCGCCTCACGAGATATTCTCGGGCCCCGATATCTTCAATCAAGGCGGATCGGGGCGGctctcatcatcgtctcagcaagcgcagacgcagcagccgatTTCATCCGACAAGTGGGGTGGCTCAGTGGGACCCATCGACTACTATGCCCCGGAGAGCGGCGCTGCATCCATGCCGTCATCGTCGCGAGGTCTGCAAGGTGGCACCGCTCAGAACTACAACACGCAGAGTGTTCCACGGTCCGATTGGCCAACGGTTGGCTCGCCACCGCCAGGGCTCTTTGCACCCGTATCTAGCGGGAACacgacagcaacagcacagAGACCCAGTTTTCAGAGGCAGGGCTCGCGAGGCACCTCGATTGGAGCTATCGGCGCTGATCAGGCTGCTTCTGGAAGTGGAAGCAAGCCAGAAGAAGGTGTTAGCTCCATGCCATCCTCAATGGGTCCTGGGGCGGTAACGGTCCCTTCAGAGGCCCATACTTCTTCGATGGCGATGCACTTTGGCTCGCTCAAACTCGGTTCGTCTCCCGTTGACGAAGATGGCGTCCGACCCCCGCAGCAGATGCCAAGTCCGGATCTTCCAAGCCCGACGGGCGGCCGCAACGTGGTCGGTGACAACCATCCGCCGGTCAATACGTTGTTTGTTGGCAATCTGCCCAGCAACGCCTCGAGTGCTGTGCTGTCGCAGATCGAAGACCAGCTCAGAGCAGTATTTAGCAGCTGTCGAGGATTCCGGCAGTTCTCGTTTCGCCTCAAGTCCAACGGTCCCATGTGCTTTGTCGAGTTCGGAGACGTTCACACGGCATCCCAAGCCATGTCGGAACTGAACGGACACTCGCTTGGCGGCGCCATCAAGAACGGCGGCATTCGTCTCAGCTTCAGCAAGAATCCGCTGTTTCGCATGAACTCGAATTCGACTATGAACACGGCTTCGATCAACGGCGTAGGTGTTGTCGGTAGCGGCTCGAGCGCTGGATCGGTATCTTCGCCAGACAGTGGTGCTGTCGCTGTTCATCCTCCGTTGAGTCTGGGTTCAGCAAGCGAAAGTCTATCCGCTGCTGTGGTGGCTGCGCGTCGCTGA
- a CDS encoding uncharacterized protein (related to eIF3k -translation initiation factor 3 subunit K) yields MASETASASQWVSPSSRPQHIEQLISGVDRYNPQNLDVLHDYLAQQLDDGSYDLLANLAILKLYQFNPADFNYVVVINILLKALVAAPLPDFNLCISLLGEAPLPTVPVKAEKEATTTDADNAGSLSGDDDDDEVVEKPKDVASAGHLTDPLIVRLSQLSTLLFQARFREFWSTLASESYSDVRDYAAKISEFENAARRVALNSVKGSFTSISEKRIANYLNLSGSQLAEFINAQDGWKLADGTVSVPANPDNEIKATVIREEISLDQMHKFLAQAQSPLLRA; encoded by the exons atGGCATCGGAAACCGCCAGCGCATCGCAGTGGGTCTCTCCCTCGTCGCGACCCCAGcacatcgagcagctcatcTCGGGCGTCGACCGATACAACCCACAGAACCTCGACGTCTTGCACGACTACCTGGCGCAGCAACTCGACGATGGCTCCTACGATCTCCTTGCCAACCTCGCCATTCTCAAGCT CTACCAATTCAACCCTGCCGACTTCAACTACGTTGTGGTCATCAACATCCTTCTAAAGGCGCTCGTAGCCGCTCCCCTGCCGGATTTCAACCTGTGCATCTCTCTGCTCGGCGAGGCACCTCTGCCGACTGTTCCAGTCAAGGCCGAGAAGGAAGCCACCACGACCGACGCAGACAATGCTGGCTCGCTTTctggtgatgatgacgacgacgaggtggtcgagaaACCCAAGGACGTCGCCTCTGCTGGCCACTTGACCGACCCATTGATTGTGCGCCTTTCGCAGCTCAGCACGTTGCTCTTCCAAGCCCGCTTCCGCGAGTTCTGGTCGACGCTCGCCAGCGAATCATACTCGGACGTGCGCGACTACGCTGCCAAAATCAGCGAATTCGAAAACGCAGCACGCAGGGTGGCACTCAACTCGGTCAAAGGATCTTTCACCTCGATCAGCGAAAAGCGCATCGCCAACTACTTGAACCTTTCTGgctcgcagctcgccgaATTTATCAACGCACAAGATGGATGGAAGCTCGCTGATGGCACTGTGAGCGTTCCTGCCAACCCGGACAATGAGATCAAGGCCACCGTCATCAGGGAGGAGATTTCGCTCGACCAGATGCACAAGTTCCTTGCCCAGGCACAGTCGCCTCTTCTTCGCGCATAG
- a CDS encoding putative isopentenyl-diphosphate delta-isomerase: MSTATVTETATHRTSSTITLDSAPLTGYDEEQIRLMEERCIVLDNDDKYVRDGSKKECHLMTNINKGLLHRAFSVFLFDPTTGKLLLQRRALEKITFPNMWTNTCCSHPLAIKGELEEAEQIGVRRAAQRKLDHELGIRAEQVPLDEFQYLTRIHYLAPNNDANNMWGEHEIDYILFITADVTLKPNLNEVCDTKWVSPEELKALMTELDPASFTPWFKLIVHKFLFPWWSELLARRGADHSKPFDAKSLSDLTDHSIHRLL, encoded by the coding sequence ATGTCGACCGCCACCGTCACCGAGACAGCGACACAtcgcacctcgtccaccatCACGCTAGACTCAGCGCCACTCACCGGCTATGATGAGGAGCAGATCCGTCTCATGGAAGAGCGATGTATCGTGCTCGACAATGACGACAAGTACGTCCGCGATGGCAGTAAGAAGGAATGCCATCTCATGACCAACATCAACAAGGGTCTCTTGCATCGTGCTTTCTCCGTGTTCCTCTTTGATCCTACTACGGGAAAGCTGTTGCTTCAGCGAAGGGCGCTCGAAAAGATCACTTTCCCCAACATGTGGACCAACACTTGCTGCTCTCATCCGTTGGCGATCAAGGgagagctcgaggaagcaGAGCAGATCGGTGTACGCCgtgcagcgcagcgcaagctcgatcaCGAACTCGGCATCCGCGCCGAACAAGTGCCATTGGATGAATTCCAGTACCTCACCCGAATCCACTACCTCGCTCCCAACAACGACGCCAATAACATGTGGGGCGAACACGAAATCGACTACATCCTCTTCATCACTGCCGACGTCACGTTGAAACCCAACCTGAACGAGGTCTGCGATACCAAATGGGTTTCGCCCGAAGAGTTGAAGGCGCTCATGACCGAGTTGGACCCTGCGTCATTTACGCCATGGTTCAAGTTGATTGTGCACAAGTTTCTCTTCCCCTGGTGGAGCGAGTTGCTCGCAAGGAGAGGCGCGGATCACAGCAAACCATTTGACGCCAAGTCGCTGTCGGATCTTACAGATCACAGCATTCACCGCCTCCTCTGA
- a CDS encoding 60S ribosomal protein uL6 produces MLQIFKELDLAVPADVSVSVSSRVFTVKGPRGSLTKSLKHMNLDARIIKSPAGQKIKFVVWHAGRKHAACLRTAQACVANMIKGVTVGFQYKMRAVYAHFPINIIIAGDKKSAEIRNFLGEKRVRNIAMLEGVTIQEDKAQKDQVLVEGNDIDLVSQSAALLHGATLVRNKDIRKFLDGIYCTGKDTVVKAEA; encoded by the exons ATGTTGCAGATCttcaaggagctcgacctTGCGGTCCCAGCTGACGTTTCCGTCAGCGTCTCGTCGCGTGTCTTCACCGTCAAGGGTCCCCGTGGCTCGCTCACCAAG TCGCTCAAGCACATGAACCTTGATGCCCGTATCATCAAGAGCCCTGCTGGCCAGAAGATCAAGTTCGTCGTGTGGCACGCTGGCCGCAAGCACGCTGCCTGCCTGCGAACTGCGCAGGCCTGCGTTGCCAACATGATCAAGGGTGTTACCGTTGGATTCCAGTACAAGATGCGTGCTGTCTACGCCCATTTCCccatcaacatcatcatTGCTGGTGACAAGAAGTCGGCCGAAATCCGAAACTTCTTGGGCGAGAAGCGTGTGCGCAACATTGCCATGCTCGAAGGTGTTACCATCCAGGAGGACAAGGCACAGAAGGACCAGGTTCTGGTCGAGGGTAACGACATTGACCTCGTTTCGCAGTCGGCTGCTTTGCTTCACGGTGCCACTCTGGTGCGCAACAAGGATATCCGAAAGTTCCTCGACGGTATCTACTGCACCGGCAAGGACACTGTCGTTAAGGCTGAGGCTTAA